In Phaseolus vulgaris cultivar G19833 chromosome 7, P. vulgaris v2.0, whole genome shotgun sequence, the genomic stretch TTAACATTCATCATCAACTACCACAAATAACCACCACAAACAATCATCAccaattaattgaaaatgaagaagaaaatatcATAGTTTCACcgtcttaaaaaaatattgttcaaattaaaaaaaaaatattgagatgCAAGAAAAAAGTATGGAGATGATAAGAAGAATTTGCCAACATTGTTtgaagactgtttcttcctgcacctccatatcttcttctggcacctccatacacaacatgaaaatacatttttatcctttttatgtcacccccatagaataacttccggattatgtaatccagaaacgcatttgaaaaaagacttctggattacataatctggaagttaaaaaagacctccggattatgtaatccagaaagtaatcatgcatttgaaaaaagacttatggattatataatccggaagctaattacaaatttgaaaaatgacttccggattatataatccggaatattacagagggcatttttggaaatatgaaaatctatggaggtgagagaagaagatatggaggtgcaggaagaagcagccttgTTTGAATGACCATGATCCAATCCATCTAATAAGGCCTTTCGGCCCAAATGAAGGAGATAAAAGGGTTATCTCCTAAACTCATTTCTTCCTTCACCTCTATAAATTTCTTTTGCatctttataaatatatatatatatatatatatattttgttcttcttaaattatgtataagttatttttttaaactttcaaattgcatttagaaattattttttacttctaagttatataatatagagaaaaaaaaagatggcgcaatccattttttttaaataattttgaattatgaatCTTAAAGATGAAAATGAGTTTCGAATTTTGTGCAGTGTTTACCCAATTTAACGCCATGAGCAATGCTACTATAATACACGTTTCAACCTTTCTCAGTTTACACTACAAAAACTTCGAAACACAGTGCCCCCTAACACAGCTTCATCAGATTCGCTTCCAAATTGCGACCGAAATCCCACTCCAAATTTGTTTGTTCTTCAATCCCTCATCGATTCGAAAATCCTCAAACCTCGTTTCAAGCGCGAATCCCAAAAGTTAGGGGACAAGAACGCCATTGACGTAGTTCGCGGCTGTCAGGTGCCTATCTTCCTCTTTGTTGTCTCTGACGTTGAATATCTGTTATTGTATAGGGCTCCGGGCATCAAAGTTCAAAGCTTTCTACatgaattagttttttttttccattgaaATGAATGGGTTAAAGATGTGTTTGAACTGGTGCCATATTACTAAACGAAATTTTAGGTTGTTATATGCTCCCTGCTGCCATCTCTCATTTAAAGGGAAAAGGGGAATGATCATGGCATAAgttgttaattattttagtgAATGCTTTGTTAGTCATTTTTCTCAATGTGTGCTCTTTCATTCAACCAAGTTATGTTTAATTAAAGCCTGTGAACTAATTGTTTCAGTTACATGGTTTTCTGAACAGACATGTTGCTAAAGCGAGCATAAATGGAGCTGATTGCGTAAATAGAATATGATTGAGAGCTTGAAACTCAGAAGCTATTAATTAGTTAAGATGATCCTTAGGTTATAAAAGTCATCAGTCATTGTACATGAAAAGGAGGGATCTTTTAGTCAAGCTATTGGAGACTTGCTGTGGTAAGATATCAGTTACACAGTTGCACTCGCAGTGTTTGAAAGTGGGCCTCGCCCATGATAGTTTCGTTGTTACCAAGCTTAATGTTCTTTATGCTAGATATGCATCCCTTCTCCATGCACATAAGCTGTTTGAAGAAACATCTTGTAAAACTGCCTATTTATGGAATGCATTGCTTAGGAGCTACCTTATGGAGGGAAGATGGGTAGAGACGTTATGTCTATTCTATCAAATGAATGCCAATGCAGCGTCAAGTGAGGAAAAACCTGACAATTACACACTGTCTATTGCTCTAAAATCATGCGTAGGTTTGCGGAAGCTTGAGCAGGGGAAAATGATTCATGGATTTCTCAAGAAGGGGAAGATAGATAATGACATGTTTGTAGGGTCGGCGCTGATTGAGATGTACTCAAAATGTGGACAAATGAATGATGCTGTGAAAGTGTTTAGTGAGTATTCAAAACCAGATGTGGTTTTATGGACTTCAATAATTACCGGGTATGAGCAGAATGGCAGTCCTGAACTTGCACTTGCATTTTTCTCCCGAATGGTTGTGTTGGAGCAAATAAGTCCCGATCCAGTAACACTTGTTAGCGCTGCTTCTGCTTGTGCCCAGTTATCTGATTTTAACTTTGGAAGAAGTGTACATGGATTTGTAAAACGAAGGGGTTTTGACACCAAGTTATGTTTGGCCAATTCTATGCTAAATATATATGGAAAAGTTGGGTCCATTAAGAGTGCAGTTAATTTGTTCAGGGAAATGCCAAATAATGATATTATATCATGGAGCTCAATGATTGCCTGTTATGCTGATAATGGAGCTGAAACCAATGCATTAGATCTTTTCAATGAAATGATAGATAAAGGAATTGAACCCAATAGGGTTCCAGTGGTTAGTGCATTGAGAGCTTGTGCTTCCAGTTCAAATTTGGAAGAAggtatacatattcataaattaGCGATCAATTATGGATTCGAGTTGGATATCATTGTCTCTACAGCTCTTATTGATATGTACATGAAGTGTTTTTCCCCTGAAAAAGCAATTGACCTTTTCAACAGAATGCCCAATAAGGATGTAGTTTcttgggctgttttgtttagtGGTTATTCTGAAGTTGGAATGGCACACATGTCTTTGGGGATTTTTTGTAACATGTTAGCAAGTGGAACACGACCTGATGCTATTGCCCTAGTGAAGATTCTTACTGCAAGTTCAGAATTGGGGATTCTTCGACAAGCTGTGTGCCTTCATGCTCTTCTAACTAAAAGTGGATTtgaaaataatgaatttattgGAGCGTCACTCATAGAGTTGTATGCAAAATGTAGTAGCATAGATAATGCTAACAAGTTTTTCAAAGGATTGACACATAAAGATGTTGTTACCTGGAGCTCAATGATTTCTGCATATGGATTCCATGGGCAAGGAGAAAAggctttgaaattattttatcagATGACTAATCATTCAGATGTTCAGCCTAATGAAGTAACCTTTGTCTCAATTCTGTCTGCGTGTAGTCATGCAGGTTTGATTGAAGATGGGATAAAGGTATTTCACGTCATGGTGAATGAGTACCAATTGATTCCCAATTCAGAGCATTATGGGATTATGGTTGATCTTCTTGGTCGAATGGGAGAGTTGGATAGGGCCTTGGACTTGATTAATGACATGCCCATGCAAGCTGGCCCTCATGTATGGGGGGCCTTACTTGGTGCATGTCGTAtacatgaaaatataaaaatgggGGAGTTTGCAGCTCAGAATCTTTTTTCGTTAGACCCTAATCATGCAGGGTATTATATACtgttatcaaatatatattgTGTGGACAAGAATTGGCATGATGCTGCGAAAGTCAGGACATTGATAAAGGAGAATAGGTTGAAGAAGATTGTTGGTCAAAGCATGGTTGAGATAAAGAATAAAGTTTACAGTTTCATAGCTGGTGATAGATTCTGTGGTGAATCTGATCAGATTTATGAAATGCTGAGAAAATTAGATGCAAAAATGAGGGAAGAAGGTTATGATCCTCCAATATTGTCACAGGAAATACAGTTCTAGTATCTCCTTCGTGGAACTTTAAATCTGATGCGAAGTTATCCAAGGGCAGAACCAAGCCATACATATCCCTTCTAAACAAAATGTTGCCACCATTTTCCAAACGGAAAGGTTCAAAAATATCGACCAACACCTTTTTTTCCTTTGATGTTGATCAAATATACAaagtctataaaaaaaataagtttacttgattttaacacatttttttcttgattACATTAACTAATTCTAACCATAACTATTTTAGCTAAAATtcatgaaatattttttcaatggTATTAATAGAAGTTATTTTTCTACTGATGatcaatgttattttttaattgacttTTCATCAATTTTTTGCGGAATTTTTTCTGGAGTTAATGATTAAAACAATCCTAATCATAATTAGTCAaaagtttcatatttttttatcttttgggTAGAATTTAAAATCCTACGATTTTTAATAATCATTTTCCTTTCCTAAATttctaacattttatttttctttaaattttttagttcaaattttgttgtaaaacattttatattctttataaaattaaatcacCTTCAAAATGTTTTCCATCCAAACACATTATTAttctatttaatatatttttctaaaagacatctttctttaaaatttatttcttgatTGATTAATGAGATGAGAGATTCAACAACAATCATACCTTAATCAAATCCGCATAAGGTATTTACATTACTGCTCTAACTCAAAACCGGCAAGGAATGAGACAAgtaaatacaaaagaaaatacTGAGATATTGGTTTGAAGTTTTATTCAATATATGTGTGATGAAACCAAAGAAATACTAAACCAAGTCTTAAGAAATACATTTgagattcaatttcaatttaagTTATCGAACAAGAATTAAGGTTCATAACATAAACAAATTATTCAAACTTCAGAAATGTTTAAAAAGAATTAGTCCCTTTTAATAAACCTTTTTTTATCACTGCTATGTTTAGATTGTCAAAATTGGGTACCTACAATCACACGATCTTTCAACCAATCATTCTATGAACTTCCATCCAAATTTCCACTAATCTCAAAATTGGGTACATACAATCACACGATATTTCAACCAATCATTCTTTGAACTTCCATCCAAATTTCCACTAATCAAACTCTCGCCAAAATTTCCCCTTCTTAAACTTTCATTAAAATCTTCACTTTTCAAACTTCTATTCAAATCTCCATTTCTTCAGAACTACTTCATTCTTAAATCTTTGGCTCCTCACTTGATCACCTTCCCATGGTTAATGTTCAAAAACTTAATTTTACATTATCTCCAGTGATGACTTTGATTCCCAACATTTCACATACTTAAAATTTTTCATACTAACATTATGTACAAAGAGAGAGCCACAATGCTTAATGGTAGTAAATTACAGAGAACACGTATTGCGGAGCTGCTGACACTCAGCTGTCCCCCGTTGATGTATTCATCCTTGTTCGTAGTCACAGACACATTTACAGACAAAGAACCTGGCACCAAATGAAAATTCAAGACACaataaagaattatatataCTCTTTGCTGCAGGAATAGAGTTTCTCTGGTGAACTTACAGTCATAGTTAGCCCATCCAATTCGTTGATGTGCCAAGTCATACACaactattttatcttttagGACAAGATCTGCCAAATAAGTTTAATTTCAAATCATCATAGTAAATCACTTGTAGATCTCATACATTTGATGCATTATttacagaagaaaaaaaacatagcCAAGTCAATTTACGATTTGCAGCATACTTATGTTATGATGCTTTcaagtacaaaataaaataattttttaatgatgaAAATGAGACAATCTACCTTTTTTGGATCATATTTTATTCCATCAGAATGTTGCTGAACTCAGAAAATATCTATCTACTATTACTTTTCAAGAATTTATGTAAATGGGTTAGGCGAAATTGTGCAGAAGCAACAAGTCATAAGTTCTCAATGGTATGATGTCAGTAGCTGTTTACCACAGGTacagaaaatataattaagacttttttttcttcttcgttTAAGAGCCCCATTTCATAATCAtgatttgtaatttcttttatttttctttgcaaTCTGCAAACTTTAGTCGGTCAAAAAATGTTCAGCATCTAACCTCCTAAAATTGAGACTCCCTCCTGTACATTCTGGAAACCGATGCACCACATTTCAGCACCATCCTGTTTAAGCAAATGGCACCTCAGCATATCAGcaacataaaatttcaaataataagTTCCTTACTCAATTGTATGTATGCCTTATTTAAGGGACATACTTACACGGTAACCATTATGCATAAGGTACTGCTCTGGTTTTAAAACCATTGACGCTCCACCCTCAAAATTTAAACTGACTGAAGGAAAAATGTCACCTATACTGTAAAACATAAACTCTAATGAGTTATGGGAAATCTTAATAGGAAAATATTATGAGAAAAAAGTCGTTCAAAAGTCTAACAATTATAGT encodes the following:
- the LOC137830316 gene encoding putative pentatricopeptide repeat-containing protein At3g01580 produces the protein MKRRDLLVKLLETCCGKISVTQLHSQCLKVGLAHDSFVVTKLNVLYARYASLLHAHKLFEETSCKTAYLWNALLRSYLMEGRWVETLCLFYQMNANAASSEEKPDNYTLSIALKSCVGLRKLEQGKMIHGFLKKGKIDNDMFVGSALIEMYSKCGQMNDAVKVFSEYSKPDVVLWTSIITGYEQNGSPELALAFFSRMVVLEQISPDPVTLVSAASACAQLSDFNFGRSVHGFVKRRGFDTKLCLANSMLNIYGKVGSIKSAVNLFREMPNNDIISWSSMIACYADNGAETNALDLFNEMIDKGIEPNRVPVVSALRACASSSNLEEGIHIHKLAINYGFELDIIVSTALIDMYMKCFSPEKAIDLFNRMPNKDVVSWAVLFSGYSEVGMAHMSLGIFCNMLASGTRPDAIALVKILTASSELGILRQAVCLHALLTKSGFENNEFIGASLIELYAKCSSIDNANKFFKGLTHKDVVTWSSMISAYGFHGQGEKALKLFYQMTNHSDVQPNEVTFVSILSACSHAGLIEDGIKVFHVMVNEYQLIPNSEHYGIMVDLLGRMGELDRALDLINDMPMQAGPHVWGALLGACRIHENIKMGEFAAQNLFSLDPNHAGYYILLSNIYCVDKNWHDAAKVRTLIKENRLKKIVGQSMVEIKNKVYSFIAGDRFCGESDQIYEMLRKLDAKMREEGYDPPILSQEIQF